One genomic segment of Cytobacillus sp. FSL H8-0458 includes these proteins:
- a CDS encoding beta-class carbonic anhydrase: MKLLEEILNHNQQFVEEKKYEEFETTKFPNKKMVILTCMDTRLVELLPKALNVRNGDVKIIKNAGALVTHPFGSIMRSILIAVYQLQAKEVFVIGHHDCGMSGMKADAVVSSMKERGITDDALDTMTYSGIAADDWLRGFENVEDSVSHSVHMVKKHPLMPADVPVHGLVIHPGTGKLDLVVDGYEG, from the coding sequence TTGAAACTTTTAGAAGAGATCTTAAACCATAACCAGCAATTTGTTGAAGAAAAAAAGTACGAAGAATTTGAAACAACGAAATTTCCTAATAAGAAAATGGTTATTCTGACTTGCATGGACACACGTTTAGTAGAACTTTTGCCAAAAGCGCTTAATGTAAGAAACGGTGATGTGAAAATCATTAAGAACGCGGGAGCCTTAGTAACCCATCCATTTGGAAGTATTATGAGAAGCATATTAATAGCTGTTTATCAGCTGCAGGCGAAAGAAGTGTTTGTTATTGGCCATCATGACTGCGGCATGAGTGGAATGAAGGCTGATGCGGTTGTCAGCAGCATGAAGGAGAGAGGCATTACTGACGATGCACTGGATACGATGACATACTCAGGAATCGCTGCAGATGATTGGCTAAGAGGTTTTGAAAATGTAGAGGATAGTGTATCCCATAGTGTACATATGGTGAAGAAGCACCCGCTGATGCCGGCAGATGTGCCTGTGCATGGGCTTGTTATTCATCCTGGCACAGGCAAGCTTGACCTTGTAGTGGACGGATACGAGGGTTAA
- a CDS encoding metal ABC transporter substrate-binding protein has translation MKKAFLIYILGLILVLSGCTGDKTEESSNKTMVYTTVYPLQYFTEQIGGEAIEVETIYPPGSDEHTFEPSQKDMMKLADSDLFIFIGLGLEGFVEKAKETLKNENVKMVAAGENIEFVHSDVNHDPAHEEHADEAEHEDEHADGQSSEEDHDHNHGDIDPHVWLDPLYSKELAEAIKDALVEQMPDQKEQFEQNYMELAQELDNLHNDFEQTAQSAKHKEFIVSHAAYGYWEERYSLDQISVSGLNSSSEPTQKELQKIIAEAKEHDLKYVFFEQNVSSRLTEILQKEIGAEPLMLHNLSVLTEENIKENQTYFTLMEDNLASLKKALNE, from the coding sequence ATGAAAAAGGCATTTTTAATATATATTCTAGGGCTAATCCTTGTTCTTTCTGGCTGTACAGGTGATAAAACAGAGGAAAGCAGCAATAAAACAATGGTCTATACAACGGTTTATCCACTTCAATACTTTACTGAACAAATCGGAGGAGAAGCGATAGAAGTTGAAACCATCTACCCGCCGGGGTCGGATGAACACACCTTTGAACCTTCCCAAAAAGATATGATGAAGCTGGCTGATTCAGATCTATTTATTTTTATAGGACTGGGCCTTGAAGGTTTTGTGGAAAAGGCAAAAGAAACATTGAAAAATGAGAATGTTAAAATGGTCGCCGCTGGAGAAAATATTGAGTTTGTCCACTCAGATGTAAATCATGATCCTGCACATGAAGAACATGCTGATGAAGCTGAGCATGAAGATGAACATGCTGACGGACAATCATCTGAAGAGGACCATGATCATAACCATGGAGATATCGACCCACATGTTTGGCTTGATCCTTTATACTCGAAAGAATTGGCGGAAGCAATTAAGGATGCCTTAGTGGAACAGATGCCTGATCAGAAAGAGCAGTTTGAACAAAATTATATGGAGCTTGCCCAGGAGCTGGATAATCTTCATAATGATTTTGAACAGACAGCTCAAAGTGCAAAGCATAAGGAATTCATCGTTTCACACGCAGCATATGGTTATTGGGAGGAACGATATAGTCTGGATCAAATCAGTGTATCCGGTTTAAATTCTTCCAGCGAGCCTACTCAGAAAGAACTGCAGAAAATCATAGCTGAAGCAAAAGAACATGATTTAAAATATGTATTTTTTGAACAAAATGTCAGCTCAAGACTGACTGAAATTCTGCAAAAGGAAATTGGCGCAGAACCATTAATGCTTCATAATTTATCGGTCCTTACAGAAGAAAATATAAAAGAAAATCAAACATATTTTACACTTATGGAAGATAATTTGGCTTCATTGAAAAAAGCGCTAAATGAATAA
- a CDS encoding cytochrome ubiquinol oxidase subunit I: MSDLLIARSLFGTTMGFHIIFATIGVGLPLMMLTAELLYQKTKDLDYVIMAKRWTKAFAVLLGVGIPTGTIAGTQLSLLWPGFMEVIGKVMALPFQIEIYAFFIEALFMSIYVYAAERIPPWMRISSLVLVALGAFASAVLITNVHAFEGTPQGFRIVDGEIVDVDPWAAFFNPSFIVTAGHVALSAYTTGAFVVASVAAFKMLRTPFGTRVYNFHKKALMLSVIVGGIFSFLTAINGHESAQYLHEYQPEKLAAAEGLFETQSYAPLAIGGFTDRETQRVKWGIEIPWALSFLAGNSFDTVVVGLNDFPEEEWPPLFVHTLFNAMVGIGSLLILLSLIAFVWNKFLKRDHFPRFLMWAFVASGPLAVLGIEFGWVFACTGRQPWTIYRVLSTADSVTTAENLGILFILFALVYVVLGVAVVFVMLYYFKKNTVIDDINRAEQKNVPLYGSNT; the protein is encoded by the coding sequence ATGAGTGATTTATTGATTGCGCGGTCTTTATTCGGGACTACAATGGGCTTTCATATTATTTTTGCAACAATCGGAGTTGGCTTGCCGCTGATGATGCTGACAGCGGAACTTCTTTACCAGAAAACGAAGGATCTTGATTATGTCATTATGGCAAAAAGATGGACCAAGGCATTTGCAGTGCTGCTTGGAGTAGGAATTCCGACAGGAACCATAGCAGGGACTCAGCTTTCCCTTTTATGGCCTGGTTTTATGGAGGTTATCGGTAAGGTAATGGCATTGCCATTCCAGATTGAAATCTACGCTTTCTTTATTGAAGCTTTATTTATGTCAATTTATGTGTATGCGGCCGAAAGAATCCCACCATGGATGCGTATATCAAGCCTTGTACTGGTTGCTCTTGGCGCTTTCGCCTCTGCTGTTCTGATAACCAATGTTCACGCATTTGAAGGAACACCACAGGGATTCAGGATTGTCGATGGGGAAATTGTCGATGTGGACCCATGGGCTGCATTTTTTAACCCAAGCTTTATCGTTACAGCTGGCCATGTGGCACTATCAGCGTATACAACAGGGGCATTTGTTGTAGCTTCAGTTGCTGCTTTTAAAATGCTGAGAACTCCATTCGGAACCAGAGTATATAACTTTCATAAAAAAGCACTTATGCTGAGTGTGATTGTCGGCGGAATTTTTTCTTTTCTAACGGCTATAAACGGACATGAATCGGCTCAATACCTGCATGAATACCAGCCGGAAAAACTTGCAGCAGCAGAGGGGCTGTTTGAAACACAATCCTATGCTCCACTTGCGATCGGTGGATTTACAGACCGTGAAACACAGAGGGTTAAGTGGGGAATCGAAATTCCATGGGCACTAAGCTTTTTGGCGGGCAACAGCTTTGACACCGTTGTAGTGGGGCTGAATGATTTTCCTGAAGAAGAATGGCCTCCGCTTTTTGTCCATACTCTCTTTAATGCGATGGTCGGAATAGGCTCATTGCTCATATTATTATCTCTTATTGCTTTTGTATGGAACAAATTCTTGAAAAGAGACCATTTCCCGCGGTTTCTAATGTGGGCATTTGTTGCCTCTGGCCCGCTCGCAGTTCTTGGAATAGAATTCGGATGGGTATTTGCCTGTACCGGCCGTCAGCCCTGGACCATCTACCGGGTGCTGTCCACCGCTGATTCTGTTACGACAGCTGAGAATCTGGGGATTTTATTTATTCTTTTTGCCCTCGTGTATGTAGTACTTGGAGTAGCAGTTGTGTTTGTTATGCTTTATTACTTTAAAAAGAATACTGTAATCGATGACATAAATAGAGCCGAACAGAAAAACGTTCCTCTATACGGATCAAACACATGA
- a CDS encoding cytochrome d ubiquinol oxidase subunit II, with product MAEELLAITVLWGFVFIYAVMATMDFGAGFWSMIYFNRPKIKATNVANRYLSPTWEVTNTFIVAIVVAVYSLFPTATYTLGTVLLIPGSIILLLLAIRSAFLVFSNIAEEYRKPLTYISGLSGILIPGLLISVLPITHGDFVEFSDGRQSLDLMHLFTSPNVYAFIGFAISSTLFLSSLLLADYSKASEEMEAYSVYRRDAIVLGPISIIMALLIMFTLKREAFWIYEKMIDDMPLLLLSLGLFLIGGLALFLPSVNKKGVRGIPRLAVISITLQYLAASYVYGKAHLPYIVYPEVTIASAFTDPSSFRAIFATYIAGFLILFPGFIYFWSLFMNDKRYLRQKQTKDPA from the coding sequence ATGGCGGAAGAATTACTGGCCATCACTGTGTTATGGGGATTCGTCTTCATATACGCGGTTATGGCGACAATGGATTTTGGCGCAGGCTTCTGGTCCATGATTTACTTTAATCGGCCCAAAATAAAGGCGACAAATGTGGCAAACCGCTATTTGTCGCCTACCTGGGAAGTGACAAACACCTTTATCGTCGCAATTGTAGTGGCAGTTTATAGCCTTTTTCCGACTGCAACCTACACACTGGGAACTGTACTTTTAATACCAGGCAGCATCATATTGCTCTTACTGGCGATCCGCAGTGCATTCCTGGTATTTTCCAACATTGCTGAAGAATACAGGAAGCCGCTCACTTATATTTCAGGCCTATCCGGAATCCTTATCCCCGGATTGCTGATCAGCGTTTTGCCCATCACCCATGGAGACTTTGTTGAATTTAGTGATGGCAGGCAATCTCTGGACCTGATGCATCTTTTTACAAGCCCTAACGTATATGCTTTTATCGGCTTTGCAATCAGCAGCACTTTGTTTTTGTCTTCCCTTCTCCTTGCCGACTACTCAAAAGCTTCGGAAGAGATGGAAGCATACTCTGTATACCGCAGGGATGCAATAGTGCTTGGTCCAATTTCAATCATAATGGCATTACTTATTATGTTTACTTTGAAAAGAGAAGCATTTTGGATTTATGAAAAGATGATAGATGATATGCCTTTGCTTTTGCTGTCTCTTGGATTGTTTCTAATAGGAGGGCTTGCTCTGTTCCTTCCATCCGTAAACAAAAAAGGAGTTAGGGGAATTCCCAGATTGGCGGTTATTTCCATAACCCTCCAATACCTTGCTGCCAGCTATGTATATGGAAAAGCACATCTTCCCTATATCGTATACCCTGAAGTGACTATTGCTTCTGCGTTTACTGATCCTAGCTCATTCCGGGCCATATTTGCCACCTATATCGCAGGATTCCTTATCCTTTTCCCCGGGTTCATATACTTTTGGAGCCTTTTCATGAACGACAAACGATATCTTCGGCAAAAACAAACCAAAGACCCGGCATGA
- a CDS encoding DUF1540 domain-containing protein, with protein MAKDVLCEVNNCTFWKSGNRCSADQIYVVSHTGETADNTKETDCKTFEPH; from the coding sequence ATGGCAAAAGACGTACTCTGTGAAGTTAACAACTGCACTTTCTGGAAGAGCGGGAACCGCTGCAGTGCTGACCAGATATACGTAGTCAGCCATACTGGCGAAACGGCAGACAACACAAAAGAAACAGACTGCAAAACATTTGAGCCTCATTAA
- the menC gene encoding o-succinylbenzoate synthase, with the protein MDIKAVTLYKIAMPLKTPFSTHLGTVKDREGIIVEVIDTEGRKGYGEGVAFSSPWYTEETVETSYHVLKEFLIPILRNADIKHPQDAGRVFDALRRNQMSKAALETALWDLAAKKEDISLSKFIGGKREQILSGVVVGAKTKAEVRSQIENYLESGYQRVKIKISPENDYELISEIRRYYPDLPIMADANSAYSLDDLDHLKRLDDFGLMMIEQPLEYDDIVDHAKLQRELETPICLDESIVTFNDARRAAELGSCKVINIKIGRVGGLGTAKKIHDYCLDKGIAVWCGGMLEFGISRAHNIALASLEGFSIPGDISASERYWEEDIILPEVTVKNGTIKVPDKPGIGYEINEKRLSEATISKESFVL; encoded by the coding sequence ATGGATATAAAAGCAGTTACCTTGTATAAAATTGCGATGCCCCTAAAAACGCCATTTTCCACTCATTTAGGAACTGTTAAGGACAGAGAGGGAATCATAGTTGAAGTAATTGATACAGAAGGAAGAAAGGGATACGGGGAAGGAGTCGCTTTTTCTTCTCCCTGGTATACAGAGGAAACGGTTGAGACGAGCTATCATGTGCTAAAGGAGTTTCTTATCCCCATCTTGCGTAATGCAGATATTAAACATCCTCAAGATGCAGGACGTGTTTTTGATGCCCTGAGAAGAAATCAAATGTCGAAAGCAGCCCTGGAAACGGCTTTATGGGATTTGGCTGCCAAAAAAGAAGATATTTCTCTTTCTAAATTTATAGGCGGTAAGAGGGAACAGATCCTATCCGGCGTGGTTGTTGGCGCCAAAACAAAGGCAGAAGTAAGAAGCCAGATTGAAAACTATCTGGAAAGCGGCTATCAAAGGGTCAAAATAAAGATCAGCCCCGAAAATGATTATGAATTGATCTCAGAAATCCGCCGCTATTACCCCGATCTGCCAATCATGGCTGATGCTAATTCAGCTTACTCATTGGATGATTTAGACCATTTAAAAAGGCTTGATGACTTCGGGCTTATGATGATTGAACAGCCGCTTGAATATGATGATATTGTTGATCATGCAAAGCTTCAGAGGGAATTAGAAACACCGATCTGCCTTGACGAAAGTATTGTTACTTTTAATGATGCCAGAAGAGCTGCCGAACTGGGAAGCTGTAAAGTAATTAATATTAAGATTGGCCGGGTTGGAGGCTTAGGGACAGCAAAGAAAATTCATGACTATTGCCTGGATAAAGGGATCGCAGTCTGGTGTGGAGGTATGCTCGAGTTTGGAATCTCGCGTGCACATAATATTGCGCTGGCTTCTCTGGAGGGCTTTTCCATTCCCGGTGATATTTCGGCATCAGAAAGGTATTGGGAAGAAGATATTATACTCCCTGAAGTCACCGTAAAGAACGGGACGATAAAGGTTCCGGATAAACCGGGAATTGGTTATGAGATTAATGAGAAAAGACTCAGTGAAGCTACAATCTCAAAGGAAAGCTTTGTCTTGTAG
- a CDS encoding o-succinylbenzoate--CoA ligase produces the protein MEAQIVPNFLQKRAFITPERPALSFLGNTYTFSEVYDRAYTIAGQLQAAGLTRGQFAGVLLRNHEDTVIILLALQLIDVKAVILNNRLTAEELIWQMDDSKSAFLLTESSFDVISQKVVNSLRGISAIYKEDLFRIDPDEPALIEEINLNEVCTVMYTSGTTGNPKGVQQTYGNHWWSAVGSALNLGLNENDSWLCAVPIFHISGYSILMRSIIYGMKMVLFESFHEKKAIKAISGEKVTIMSVVSTMLTRIADELKDDRLPDYFRCMLLGGGPASKSLLEICREKGIPVYQTYGMTETSSQIVTLAPEYSFSKLGSAGKPLFPSQLKIVNPNGELADPGEAGEILVKGPNVTKGYLNREEETVQKIKDGWLSTGDIGYVDQEGFLYVLDRRSDLIISGGENIYPAEIEGVLASHSQISDAGVIGMKDKVWGEVPVAFIAGEESLDNKEVIEYCLERLAKYKVPKKIIMINEVPRNASKKILRRKLRELLEESGK, from the coding sequence ATGGAAGCTCAAATAGTGCCAAATTTCCTTCAAAAGCGGGCATTCATAACACCTGAACGCCCAGCCCTTTCTTTTTTGGGGAACACCTATACATTCTCTGAAGTATATGATCGTGCATACACGATAGCAGGGCAATTGCAGGCAGCAGGATTAACGAGAGGCCAGTTTGCAGGTGTGCTCCTGCGAAATCATGAGGACACTGTTATTATCCTTTTGGCACTGCAGCTAATCGATGTAAAGGCCGTTATATTAAATAACAGGCTGACTGCCGAGGAATTAATTTGGCAAATGGATGATTCGAAATCAGCTTTCCTATTAACAGAAAGTTCTTTTGATGTGATTAGCCAAAAGGTTGTAAACTCTTTACGGGGAATTTCGGCGATATATAAAGAAGACCTCTTCAGAATAGATCCTGACGAGCCTGCCTTAATAGAAGAAATAAATCTTAATGAGGTGTGTACCGTCATGTATACATCCGGTACAACGGGCAATCCGAAAGGTGTACAGCAAACCTACGGTAATCATTGGTGGAGTGCAGTGGGTTCTGCATTAAACTTAGGGCTGAATGAAAACGACAGCTGGCTGTGTGCTGTTCCGATTTTTCATATTAGCGGCTATTCCATTTTAATGCGAAGCATCATCTACGGCATGAAAATGGTTCTTTTTGAATCTTTCCATGAGAAGAAAGCCATTAAAGCCATTTCCGGCGAAAAAGTGACCATCATGTCTGTTGTGAGTACGATGCTCACAAGGATTGCAGATGAACTAAAAGATGACCGGCTGCCGGACTATTTCAGATGTATGTTATTAGGGGGAGGTCCAGCATCGAAATCTCTTCTTGAAATTTGCAGGGAGAAGGGTATTCCTGTTTACCAGACTTACGGAATGACGGAAACTTCGTCACAGATTGTTACTCTGGCTCCTGAATACAGTTTCAGCAAATTAGGCTCGGCCGGTAAGCCTTTATTCCCTTCCCAGCTGAAAATTGTTAATCCGAATGGGGAGCTTGCGGATCCCGGAGAAGCGGGTGAGATTCTTGTGAAAGGTCCAAATGTGACGAAAGGGTATTTAAACCGTGAAGAAGAAACTGTGCAAAAAATAAAGGATGGCTGGCTCTCAACCGGAGATATAGGCTATGTCGATCAAGAAGGCTTTTTATATGTACTGGATCGGCGTTCAGACTTAATCATTTCAGGCGGGGAAAATATCTATCCTGCTGAAATCGAGGGTGTTCTTGCTTCACACTCTCAAATATCGGATGCAGGAGTGATTGGCATGAAGGACAAGGTGTGGGGTGAAGTACCTGTCGCCTTTATTGCCGGAGAAGAAAGCCTGGATAATAAAGAAGTGATAGAGTACTGCTTAGAGAGACTGGCAAAGTATAAAGTGCCTAAAAAGATCATCATGATTAATGAAGTTCCCAGGAATGCTTCTAAGAAGATATTAAGAAGGAAGCTTAGGGAACTGCTCGAGGAAAGCGGGAAATAG
- the menB gene encoding 1,4-dihydroxy-2-naphthoyl-CoA synthase, with the protein MSAVEWVAGKKYEEIMYETYNGIAKITINRPQVHNAFTPRTVMELIDAFAYARDDENVGVIVLTGAGDKAFCSGGDQSVRGHGGYVGDDQIPRLNVLDLQRLIRVIPKPVIAMVKGYAIGGGHVLHIVCDLTIAADNAVFGQTGPKVGSFDAGYGSGYLARIVGHKKAREIWYLCRQYGAEEALDMGLVNTVVPLEKVEEETIKWCEEILEKSPTAIRFLKAAFNADTDGLAGIQQFAGDATLLYYTTDEAKEGRDAFKEKRKPDFGQFPRFP; encoded by the coding sequence ATGTCAGCTGTAGAATGGGTTGCAGGAAAAAAGTACGAAGAGATTATGTATGAAACATACAATGGAATTGCGAAAATTACCATCAATAGACCGCAAGTTCACAATGCCTTTACTCCAAGAACGGTAATGGAATTGATTGATGCATTTGCTTACGCACGTGATGATGAAAATGTAGGTGTTATTGTCCTTACGGGTGCTGGAGACAAAGCATTTTGTTCAGGCGGAGACCAATCTGTCAGAGGACATGGCGGATATGTAGGGGATGACCAGATCCCTCGTTTAAATGTTTTGGATCTTCAGCGCTTAATCCGTGTCATTCCTAAGCCGGTTATTGCGATGGTAAAAGGCTATGCGATTGGCGGAGGACATGTCCTTCATATCGTATGTGACTTAACGATTGCAGCTGATAACGCTGTATTTGGACAAACAGGACCTAAAGTGGGAAGCTTCGATGCAGGTTACGGTTCAGGATACCTTGCAAGAATCGTAGGTCATAAGAAAGCACGGGAAATTTGGTATCTGTGCCGCCAATACGGCGCAGAGGAAGCTCTGGATATGGGGCTTGTTAATACGGTTGTGCCGCTTGAGAAAGTGGAAGAAGAAACAATTAAGTGGTGTGAAGAAATCCTGGAGAAGAGCCCGACTGCTATCCGTTTCTTAAAGGCTGCCTTCAATGCCGATACGGATGGACTTGCTGGAATCCAGCAATTTGCCGGTGATGCAACTCTTCTATACTATACAACGGATGAAGCGAAAGAAGGGCGTGACGCATTTAAAGAAAAGCGCAAGCCGGACTTTGGCCAATTCCCGCGTTTCCCTTGA
- the menH gene encoding 2-succinyl-6-hydroxy-2,4-cyclohexadiene-1-carboxylate synthase, translated as MKYVMNGVHYHVDTWGKGFPLLLLHGFTGNSEGWREFAPFWEGHSKTIALDIIGHGKSGAPSDIGHYQIEECAAVINSLLEEMGIGKIDVLGYSMGGRLALTFAVKYPEKVRTLILESASPGLRTEEERHERRVQDTRLADKIRKGGIEDFIGYWENIPLFQSQRNLPDQIRARIRNQRMANSIGGLANSLIGMGTGSQPSWWEELGNLKMPVLLLTGELDQKFCRIAEEMSKALPNVQWKSVKNAGHAIHVEKPELFGTIVSGFLSQSGEINIKAVMIEE; from the coding sequence ATGAAATATGTCATGAATGGAGTTCACTATCATGTCGATACGTGGGGGAAGGGGTTTCCGCTCCTGCTTCTTCATGGCTTCACGGGAAATAGTGAGGGGTGGAGAGAGTTCGCTCCCTTCTGGGAAGGTCATTCGAAGACAATAGCTTTGGATATCATCGGCCATGGTAAGTCTGGAGCACCATCTGATATTGGCCATTATCAAATAGAAGAGTGTGCCGCTGTAATAAACAGTCTCTTAGAAGAGATGGGAATCGGGAAAATTGATGTTCTTGGATATTCCATGGGTGGGCGGCTTGCGCTGACTTTTGCAGTTAAATATCCTGAAAAAGTCCGCACACTGATTTTGGAAAGTGCTTCTCCGGGGCTTAGGACAGAAGAGGAAAGGCATGAAAGAAGAGTGCAGGATACCAGGCTGGCTGACAAAATCAGGAAGGGAGGCATTGAGGATTTTATCGGCTATTGGGAGAATATTCCCTTATTTCAAAGCCAAAGGAATCTTCCTGATCAAATCCGCGCAAGAATAAGAAACCAGCGTATGGCCAATTCTATTGGTGGTCTGGCAAACAGCCTGATTGGCATGGGCACCGGCTCACAGCCATCCTGGTGGGAGGAGCTCGGTAATCTGAAAATGCCAGTCCTTCTATTGACCGGGGAGCTGGACCAAAAATTCTGCAGAATTGCAGAAGAGATGTCGAAAGCATTGCCAAATGTTCAGTGGAAGTCCGTTAAAAATGCAGGACATGCAATTCATGTGGAGAAACCTGAATTATTTGGTACAATAGTAAGTGGGTTTTTGTCGCAATCAGGGGAGATTAATATAAAAGCAGTAATGATTGAAGAATGA
- the menD gene encoding 2-succinyl-5-enolpyruvyl-6-hydroxy-3-cyclohexene-1-carboxylic-acid synthase, whose amino-acid sequence MNHQEALTSYIAAFVAELVKSGVEDVVLSPGSRSTPMAMVMAEHPELRVHIHVDERSAAFFALGIAKASQKPAALLCTSGTAAANYYPAIVEARYSRVPLIVLTADRPHELRDVGAPQAIDQIHLYGNNVKWFVEMAPPETSAEMLRYARTVCARAASVAKSSPAGPVHLNFPFREPLVPQLDREDLFELGERTEGYVNIQGGKLSLPNEEYKEMAQVLNSAQKGIIICGHLEKSGFPAAVIRLAEKLNFPIIADPLSQLRSGLHDGSFIMDTYDTFLKNDDAKKALKPDVIIRFGAMPVSKPLSIFMKENSTARQIIVDGGGGWRDPALLSTEMIHCDELLFCESVFPYLNNPDNDEFIAVWKKINDLTRLRLADIKQVEKLSEGKLFYQLAEMLPEGSTLFVGNSMPIRDLDTFFHFNQKGIKVMANRGANGIDGTVSTALGAGMASQPLYLVLGDLTFFHDLNGLIASKLYGIDINILLINNNGGGIFSFLPQANYPNNFEKLFGTPLDLDFSHAIKMFGGEYDLISDWEHFISAFKRNMDIPGLKVMEITTNRDRNLTEHRELWNSVSREISRLLEG is encoded by the coding sequence GTGAATCATCAGGAAGCTTTAACTTCATATATAGCCGCATTTGTGGCTGAATTAGTAAAAAGCGGGGTAGAGGATGTCGTGCTTAGTCCCGGCTCCCGTTCTACCCCAATGGCAATGGTAATGGCAGAGCATCCGGAGCTTCGTGTACATATTCATGTAGACGAGCGTTCGGCTGCCTTTTTTGCGTTAGGCATTGCTAAAGCATCCCAAAAACCAGCAGCTTTGCTGTGTACATCCGGAACAGCTGCAGCCAATTACTACCCCGCCATTGTGGAAGCCCGGTATTCCAGGGTGCCGCTAATCGTGCTTACGGCAGACCGGCCTCATGAACTAAGGGATGTGGGTGCTCCGCAGGCGATCGACCAGATTCATTTATATGGTAATAATGTAAAGTGGTTTGTTGAGATGGCTCCTCCCGAGACTTCAGCAGAAATGCTTCGTTATGCCCGAACAGTATGTGCGAGAGCTGCTTCTGTCGCAAAGAGTTCGCCGGCTGGACCGGTTCACCTTAACTTCCCTTTCCGAGAGCCGCTTGTTCCGCAGCTGGACCGTGAAGATTTATTTGAGCTTGGTGAACGAACAGAAGGGTATGTAAATATTCAGGGTGGCAAGCTTAGTTTGCCTAACGAAGAGTACAAAGAAATGGCACAGGTTTTAAACTCCGCGCAAAAAGGGATTATAATCTGCGGTCATCTGGAAAAATCCGGCTTCCCGGCTGCCGTTATTAGACTGGCGGAAAAACTGAACTTTCCAATCATTGCCGATCCATTATCACAGCTGAGAAGCGGACTTCACGATGGCAGCTTCATTATGGATACATATGATACCTTTTTAAAAAATGACGATGCAAAAAAGGCGCTTAAGCCGGATGTCATTATACGATTCGGTGCTATGCCTGTATCAAAGCCATTGTCCATTTTCATGAAAGAAAACAGCACTGCCCGGCAAATTATTGTCGATGGAGGCGGCGGATGGCGGGATCCTGCACTGCTTTCGACCGAAATGATTCATTGCGATGAGCTGCTGTTCTGCGAATCTGTTTTTCCGTATCTAAATAACCCGGATAATGATGAATTCATTGCCGTGTGGAAAAAAATCAATGATCTTACAAGATTAAGGCTAGCGGATATAAAACAAGTAGAAAAATTAAGCGAGGGGAAATTATTTTATCAGCTGGCTGAAATGCTACCGGAAGGCTCAACCTTATTTGTAGGAAATAGTATGCCTATAAGGGACCTTGATACTTTCTTCCACTTTAATCAAAAAGGCATTAAAGTAATGGCCAACAGGGGAGCAAATGGCATTGATGGCACTGTTTCAACCGCTCTTGGTGCCGGAATGGCATCCCAGCCGCTCTATCTTGTGCTGGGTGATTTAACATTTTTTCATGATTTAAATGGATTAATTGCCTCTAAGCTGTATGGAATTGATATCAATATATTGCTGATTAATAATAATGGAGGCGGAATCTTTTCATTCCTGCCTCAGGCGAATTACCCCAATAATTTTGAAAAACTTTTCGGAACACCTCTGGATCTTGATTTCAGCCATGCCATTAAGATGTTTGGCGGAGAATATGATTTAATTTCGGATTGGGAACACTTTATTTCCGCCTTCAAACGGAACATGGACATACCTGGCTTGAAGGTAATGGAAATTACGACAAATCGGGACAGGAATCTAACCGAGCATCGAGAATTGTGGAATTCTGTTTCCCGGGAAATAAGTCGATTGCTGGAAGGGTGA